The Streptomyces sp. NBC_01426 genome includes a region encoding these proteins:
- a CDS encoding transcriptional regulator, which produces MTPGTAVEEDGGMVMERRRVLSAGLCAAALWAGDTTPALASGLSQRLADRELPAAHRLFATGRYDRLHQVLPGMVTRASESERTGPVGASRAAGVWVLASQLAVKEGDVDTAAAFAVRAGTAARRSGHPVLLAAAARAAATPLRRTGRSDSALQLLQEAHDELNAGPRPSAVVLDASGMVALTAAYTAAQARMPSAAEQFASLAEQTAARLLHDRGRVPADGELSPTQCMLYRVGIHQKLGDIDRALAYAAGLEPAVLPTPERRARAATDTARALLAADDVPSAFVQLQLVERAAPLEARRPSVRALTAEVAARRPDLPGLTAFARRTALRVAL; this is translated from the coding sequence ATGACGCCCGGAACAGCGGTCGAGGAGGACGGTGGCATGGTGATGGAGCGCAGGAGGGTACTGAGCGCCGGGCTTTGCGCGGCGGCACTATGGGCGGGCGACACGACACCGGCACTCGCCAGCGGACTCAGCCAGCGCCTGGCGGACAGGGAACTCCCGGCCGCGCACAGGTTGTTCGCCACAGGCCGGTACGACCGGCTGCACCAGGTGCTCCCTGGGATGGTGACCCGCGCGAGCGAGAGCGAACGAACGGGCCCGGTCGGCGCCAGCCGGGCGGCAGGGGTATGGGTGCTCGCCTCTCAACTAGCGGTCAAGGAAGGCGACGTAGACACGGCGGCCGCCTTCGCAGTCCGAGCCGGAACGGCGGCCCGCCGCTCGGGCCACCCGGTCCTCCTCGCGGCCGCCGCGCGCGCGGCGGCGACGCCGCTGCGCCGTACGGGCCGCTCGGATAGCGCCCTGCAGCTGCTCCAGGAAGCACACGATGAGCTGAACGCCGGCCCCCGACCGTCCGCGGTCGTCCTGGACGCATCCGGAATGGTGGCCCTGACCGCCGCGTACACCGCCGCCCAGGCCCGCATGCCCTCCGCTGCCGAGCAGTTCGCGTCCCTGGCCGAACAGACCGCGGCCCGCCTCCTCCACGACCGGGGGCGAGTGCCGGCGGACGGGGAGCTGTCGCCGACGCAGTGCATGCTGTACCGGGTCGGGATCCACCAGAAGCTCGGCGACATCGACCGCGCCCTGGCGTACGCCGCGGGCCTGGAGCCAGCCGTGCTGCCCACGCCGGAGCGCCGAGCCCGCGCGGCGACCGACACCGCCCGCGCCCTGCTGGCCGCTGACGACGTGCCATCCGCATTCGTCCAGCTACAACTCGTGGAGCGTGCCGCACCGCTGGAGGCCCGCCGCCCCTCGGTGCGCGCGCTGACTGCCGAGGTCGCCGCGCGCCGGCCGGACCTACCGGGCCTCACCGCCTTCGCCCGCCGCACCGCCCTGCGCGTCGCCCTCTGA